The following coding sequences are from one Microtus pennsylvanicus isolate mMicPen1 chromosome 1, mMicPen1.hap1, whole genome shotgun sequence window:
- the LOC142856251 gene encoding coiled-coil domain-containing protein 121-like, producing MESQGQGYPSWNTRGRRATIFPQREGTRLLGASALPTEGDTDFLTPHEKRHRPPLTRKRAVADFRVRWPDIISREQEAKREDLPQSDMHSLDKKAHDVSSCSSGVSISLKQQYSSHSDFQDSQGSTACFPEPLSESPHLTILNNYLKPESMTRLEKRVRRKTLVAMNQLEQDMDAAKFRKAVLLRDTRELQDERAFEEVENKPFLEYLKKRKQRTQEKYDFLWKDYIRQCQEIEVRRQELLCTFTSRTVDLQKQLTQGKRLEAGLRKKLKALKPIAQIKKNQDREKEVLEQEKARIVADIPLMDREVHFQFLKERAALEKQVEELNLLESGENTTRELRKKAKALEALAKKAHEDFWQGVSAENRELRAQLRQLDKEFCELEARREKLEQRKQRWKEQQWYLEALARGRERLQQQEYRPPKPQAPHPAQGRLLGARPGTNPK from the coding sequence ATGGAATCCCAAGGTCAAGGTTACCCCAGCTGGAACACTAGAGGCAGGCGTGCCACCATCTTTCCCCAGAGAGAAGGGACCAGGCTTTTGGGGGCCTCTGCACTCCCCACTGAGGGTGATACTGATTTCTTGACACCCCATGAAAAGCGGCACAGGCCTCCCTTGACCAGGAAGAGGGCTGTGGCAGACTTCAGGGTGAGATGGCCAGATATAATCTCCAGGGaacaggaggcaaagagagaggacCTGCCCCAATCTGATATGCATTCCCTTGACAAAAAGGCCCATGACGTAAGCTCCTGTTCCTCAGGAGTCAGCATCAGCCTCAAACAGCAGTATAGCAGCCACAGTGATTTCCAGGATTCCCAAGGATCCACTGCCTGCTTCCCGGAACCCCTTTCAGAGTCTCCACATCTGACCATTCTCAACAACTATCTGAAGCCAGAGTCAATGACACGGCTGGAGAAGAGGGTGAGGAGGAAGACCCTGGTGGCCATGAACCAGCTGGAGCAGGATATGGACGCTGCTAAGTTCCGGAAGGCAGTGCTGCTGAGGGACACGAGAGAACTGCAGGATGAGAGGGCGTTCGAGGAAGTGGAAAACAAGCCCTTCTTGGAGTACctgaagaagagaaagcagagaaccCAGGAGAAGTATGACTTCCTGTGGAAAGATTACATCAGGCAGTGTCAGGAGATCGAGGTCAGGAGGCAAGAGCTGCTCTGCACCTTCACCTCCCGCACTGTAGACCTCCAGAAGCAGCTGACGCAGGGCAAGAGGCTGGAGGCCGGCTTGAGGAAGAAGCTTAAGGCCCTGAAGCCCATTGCACAGATAAAAAAGAACCAGGACAGGGAGAAAGAGGTCTTAGAGCAGGAGAAAGCCAGGATAGTAGCTGACATCCCCTTGATGGACAGAGAGGTACACTTCCAGTTCCTGAAGGAAAGGGCCGCCCTAGAGAAGCAGGTGGAGGAGCTGAACCTGCTGGAGTCAGGAGAGAACACCACCAGAGAGCTGAGGAAGAAGGCCAAGGCCTTGGAGGCTCTGGCCAAAAAGGCTCACGAGGACTTCTGGCAGGGTGTCAGTGCTGAGAACAGGGAACTGCGAGCACAGCTCCGGCAGCTGGATAAGGAATTCTGTGAGCTGGAAGCCAGGAGGGAGAAGCTGGAGCAGCGAAAGCAGAGGTGGAAGGAGCAGCAGTGGTACCTGGAGGCCCTGGCCCGGGGGAGGGAGCGCCTACAGCAGCAGGAGTACCGACCCCCCAAACCACAGGCTCCACACCCAGCCCAGGGCCGTCTACTGGGTGCCAGGCCAGGGACCAATCCTAAGTAA